The proteins below come from a single Plantactinospora sp. KBS50 genomic window:
- a CDS encoding NADP-dependent oxidoreductase, giving the protein MAISRYGGAELLVEQELPDPPVGPDTVLVRTRAVGVNPVDCKIRAGHLAAAFPTHFPLVPGWDLAGVVVAVGPAVSGLAAGDEVIGYVRRDEIQHGTYAELVPAPERTLASRPEQVSWAEAAGLPLAGLTAYQALRAAGVDEGDTVLVHAASGGVGHLAVQLARTFGAARVIGTASERNHDFVRALGAEPVPHGTGLADRVRELAPEGVDVVLDVFGGAGLAASAELLTDAGRLASIADPVGAAELGGVYVFVKPSTADLSVLAGLVDAGRLTVHVERTYPLAAAAEAQRVVEGGHVRGKLVLEV; this is encoded by the coding sequence ATGGCGATCTCCCGGTACGGCGGCGCCGAGCTGCTGGTCGAGCAGGAGCTGCCGGATCCGCCGGTGGGGCCGGACACGGTCCTGGTCCGGACCCGGGCCGTCGGGGTGAATCCCGTGGACTGCAAGATCCGCGCCGGGCACCTGGCCGCCGCCTTCCCCACGCACTTCCCGCTGGTCCCCGGCTGGGACCTGGCCGGCGTCGTCGTGGCGGTCGGTCCGGCGGTGTCCGGCCTGGCCGCCGGCGACGAGGTCATCGGGTACGTCCGGCGGGACGAGATCCAGCACGGCACGTACGCGGAACTCGTGCCCGCGCCGGAGCGCACCCTGGCCAGCCGGCCCGAGCAGGTCTCCTGGGCCGAGGCAGCCGGCCTGCCGCTGGCCGGGCTGACCGCGTACCAGGCCCTGCGGGCCGCCGGCGTGGACGAGGGCGACACCGTGCTGGTGCACGCGGCCTCCGGCGGCGTGGGGCACCTCGCGGTCCAGTTGGCCCGCACGTTCGGCGCGGCCCGGGTGATCGGCACGGCGAGCGAACGCAACCACGACTTCGTCCGGGCGCTGGGCGCCGAACCGGTGCCGCACGGGACGGGCCTGGCCGACCGGGTCCGCGAGCTGGCGCCGGAGGGGGTCGACGTGGTGCTCGACGTGTTCGGCGGTGCCGGCCTGGCGGCCTCGGCCGAGCTGCTGACCGACGCCGGGCGGCTGGCCTCGATCGCGGACCCGGTCGGTGCCGCCGAACTCGGCGGCGTGTACGTCTTCGTGAAGCCGTCCACCGCGGACCTGAGCGTGCTCGCCGGCCTGGTGGACGCCGGCCGGTTGACGGTCCACGTGGAACGGACGTACCCGCTCGCCGCGGCGGCCGAGGCGCAGCGGGTGGTCGAGGGTGGGCACGTGCGCGGCAAGCTCGTGCTGGAGGTCTGA
- a CDS encoding acyltransferase domain-containing protein, whose protein sequence is MLAVLSPGQGSQKPGFLTPWLELPGAAARLRWWSALAGVDLAYLGTEADTEEIRDTARTQPLLVAAALLAAESLPMYDVTLTAGHSVGELGAAALAGVLTPEAAVTLAGVRGREMAAACALEPTGMSAVLNGDPDEVAAALDRHGLYPANVNGAGQLVAAGAADGLAKLAADPPPGARVVALKVAGAFHTRYMAPAEEALAGVAAGITPTDPARILLSNLDGAAVSNGREMLQRLVRQVTSPVRWDLCMRTMADLGVTGVLELPPAGTLAGLVKRALKGDNAPEIVSLNSPADLPAARDLIARHGAVDGHEPAITFRVVVAGTAGTFAPDADLAEGAEVRTGQVIGHVVTRQGPVEVTAHGTGLLTEWLAHSDDPVAPGQPLARIGGHL, encoded by the coding sequence GTGCTTGCCGTACTCTCCCCCGGTCAGGGCTCCCAGAAGCCCGGATTCCTCACCCCCTGGCTCGAACTTCCCGGCGCCGCCGCCCGGCTGCGCTGGTGGTCGGCACTGGCCGGCGTCGACCTCGCGTACCTGGGCACCGAGGCCGACACCGAGGAGATCCGGGACACCGCCCGGACCCAGCCGCTGCTGGTGGCCGCCGCCCTGCTGGCCGCCGAGTCGCTGCCGATGTACGACGTCACACTCACCGCGGGGCACAGCGTCGGCGAACTCGGCGCCGCGGCGCTGGCCGGCGTGCTGACCCCGGAGGCCGCCGTCACCCTCGCCGGCGTCCGCGGCCGGGAGATGGCCGCGGCCTGCGCCCTCGAACCGACCGGCATGTCGGCGGTGCTCAACGGCGACCCCGACGAGGTCGCCGCCGCGCTCGATCGGCACGGGCTGTACCCGGCAAACGTCAACGGCGCCGGCCAGTTGGTCGCGGCCGGAGCGGCCGACGGGCTGGCCAAGCTCGCCGCCGACCCGCCGCCCGGCGCCCGGGTGGTCGCCCTCAAGGTGGCCGGCGCGTTCCACACCCGCTACATGGCCCCGGCCGAGGAGGCCCTGGCCGGGGTGGCCGCCGGGATCACCCCGACGGACCCGGCCCGGATCCTGCTGTCCAACCTCGACGGCGCGGCCGTCAGCAACGGCCGGGAGATGCTGCAACGGCTGGTCCGCCAGGTGACCTCGCCGGTGCGCTGGGACCTGTGCATGCGCACCATGGCCGACCTCGGCGTCACCGGCGTCCTGGAACTCCCGCCGGCCGGCACCCTCGCCGGGCTGGTCAAGCGGGCGCTCAAGGGCGACAACGCGCCGGAGATCGTCAGCCTGAACAGCCCGGCGGACCTGCCCGCGGCGCGAGACCTGATCGCCCGGCACGGCGCGGTGGACGGGCACGAACCGGCCATCACCTTCCGGGTGGTGGTCGCCGGCACGGCCGGGACCTTCGCCCCGGACGCCGACCTGGCCGAGGGCGCCGAGGTACGCACCGGACAGGTGATCGGACACGTGGTGACCCGGCAGGGACCGGTGGAGGTCACCGCCCACGGAACCGGCCTGCTCACCGAGTGGCTCGCGCACTCCGACGACCCGGTCGCCCCCGGTCAACCGCTGGCCCGGATCGGCGGGCACCTGTGA
- a CDS encoding acyl-CoA carboxylase subunit beta yields MTTTSVGTESASTDYRDPEIRLRSLFDSGTLRLAIARDTSGVLWARGEIDGTPAIAFVTDATKMGGAMGIDGCRHIVDAIDTAVRERVPVLGLWHCGGARIAEGVVALDGVGQVFAAMVRASGRVPQLSVVLGPAAGGAAYGPALTDIVIMSGAGRIFVTGPEVVRSVTGEQVDMERLGGPEPHGRRSGVVHVTTKDDESALAQARTLASLLGHQGRFTPADVSETPEAGHDLAALMPAEVSRAYDVKPVVKALLDAPGVELHAKWAPNIVTTLGRFAGRTVGVIANNPLRLGGCLDAASAEKAARFVRMCDSLGVPLIVLVDVPGYLPGLGQEWDGVVRRGAKLLHAFAEAVVPRVTLVTRKAYGGAYIAMNSRSLGATAVFAWPNSELAVMGPSAAVNVIHRKKLAAAPPEQREALRAELIEEQTRVAGGVNRALEIGVVDEIIKPAETRRRLAETLATAPAARGAHGNIPL; encoded by the coding sequence GTGACCACCACATCCGTCGGCACCGAGTCAGCCAGCACCGACTACCGCGACCCGGAGATCCGGCTCCGGTCCCTGTTCGACTCCGGAACGCTCCGCCTGGCCATCGCCCGGGACACCTCCGGGGTGCTCTGGGCGCGCGGCGAGATCGACGGCACGCCCGCGATCGCGTTCGTCACCGACGCCACCAAGATGGGTGGCGCCATGGGCATCGACGGGTGCCGGCACATCGTCGACGCCATCGACACCGCCGTGCGGGAACGCGTGCCGGTGCTCGGCCTGTGGCACTGCGGCGGCGCCCGGATCGCCGAGGGCGTGGTCGCGCTCGACGGGGTGGGCCAGGTCTTCGCCGCGATGGTCCGGGCTTCCGGCCGGGTACCGCAGCTGTCCGTCGTGCTCGGCCCGGCGGCCGGCGGCGCCGCCTACGGTCCGGCGCTGACCGACATCGTGATCATGTCGGGGGCGGGCCGGATCTTCGTGACCGGCCCCGAGGTCGTGCGCAGCGTGACCGGCGAGCAGGTCGACATGGAGCGGCTGGGCGGTCCCGAACCGCACGGCCGCCGCTCCGGCGTCGTCCACGTCACCACCAAGGACGACGAGTCGGCGCTGGCGCAGGCGCGCACCCTCGCCTCGCTGCTCGGCCACCAGGGCCGGTTCACCCCGGCCGACGTGTCGGAGACGCCGGAGGCCGGACACGACCTCGCGGCGCTGATGCCGGCCGAGGTCAGCCGCGCCTACGACGTCAAGCCGGTGGTGAAGGCGCTGCTGGACGCGCCGGGCGTCGAACTGCACGCCAAGTGGGCGCCGAACATCGTCACCACGCTGGGCCGGTTCGCCGGCCGCACCGTCGGGGTCATCGCGAACAACCCGCTGCGGCTCGGCGGCTGCCTGGACGCGGCCAGCGCCGAGAAGGCGGCCCGGTTCGTGCGGATGTGCGACTCGCTCGGCGTACCGCTGATCGTGCTGGTGGACGTCCCCGGCTACCTGCCCGGTCTGGGGCAGGAGTGGGACGGCGTCGTGCGCCGCGGCGCCAAGCTGCTGCACGCGTTCGCCGAGGCCGTCGTGCCGCGGGTCACCCTGGTCACCCGCAAGGCGTACGGCGGCGCGTACATCGCGATGAACTCCCGCTCGCTGGGCGCCACCGCCGTGTTCGCCTGGCCGAACTCGGAGCTGGCGGTGATGGGTCCGAGCGCCGCGGTGAACGTGATCCACCGCAAGAAGCTGGCCGCGGCGCCGCCCGAGCAGCGCGAGGCGCTGCGGGCGGAGTTGATCGAGGAGCAGACCCGGGTCGCCGGCGGGGTGAACCGGGCCCTGGAGATCGGCGTGGTGGACGAGATCATCAAGCCCGCCGAGACCCGTCGGCGGCTGGCCGAGACGCTCGCGACCGCCCCCGCGGCCCGCGGCGCGCACGGCAACATCCCGCTCTAG
- the fabF gene encoding beta-ketoacyl-ACP synthase II, whose translation MSRTDVVVTGLGATTPLGGDVASTWDAMLTGRSGVSPLTQEWAGQLPVRIAAQLAVEPTEVLDRVRLRRLDRSEAIAIIAAQQAWADSGLADSGLDPERLAVSLGSGIGGATTLLAQDDILEASGPRRVSPHTVPMLMPNGPAAWVGLEVGAKAGVHAMASACATGAEALALGLDIIRSGRADVVVAGGTEAVIHPLPIAGFASMRAMSTRNDDPERASRPWDKGRDGFVLGEGAGVIVLESAEHAAARGARVYARLAGAGISSDAYDIVQPHAEGEGAIRAIRRALADAGVSGSDIRHVNAHATSTPVGDMLEIGALRTAVGDHAVISATKSMTGHLLGAAGALESIATILAVRDGVVPPTINLDDPDDGLDLDVAAHKARHLDIPAGLNNAFGFGGHNVALVFTRA comes from the coding sequence ATGAGTCGTACCGACGTCGTCGTCACCGGGCTCGGCGCGACGACCCCGCTCGGCGGGGACGTCGCGTCGACCTGGGACGCCATGCTCACCGGCCGCTCCGGGGTGAGTCCGCTCACCCAGGAGTGGGCCGGCCAGCTTCCGGTGCGGATCGCCGCCCAACTCGCGGTGGAGCCCACCGAGGTCCTTGACCGGGTACGCCTGCGCCGGCTCGACCGTTCCGAGGCGATCGCCATCATCGCCGCCCAGCAGGCGTGGGCCGACTCCGGGCTGGCCGACTCCGGGCTGGACCCGGAGCGGCTGGCCGTCAGCCTCGGCTCGGGCATCGGCGGCGCGACCACCCTGCTCGCCCAGGACGACATCCTGGAGGCCTCCGGCCCGCGCCGGGTCTCCCCGCACACGGTGCCGATGCTGATGCCCAACGGTCCGGCCGCCTGGGTCGGGCTGGAGGTCGGCGCCAAGGCCGGGGTGCACGCGATGGCCAGTGCCTGCGCGACCGGTGCGGAGGCGCTCGCGCTGGGGCTGGACATCATCCGCTCGGGCCGCGCCGACGTGGTCGTGGCCGGCGGCACCGAGGCGGTCATCCACCCGCTGCCGATCGCCGGGTTCGCCTCCATGCGGGCCATGTCGACCCGCAACGACGACCCGGAACGCGCCTCGCGGCCGTGGGACAAGGGCCGCGACGGGTTCGTCCTCGGCGAGGGCGCCGGGGTGATCGTCCTGGAGTCGGCCGAGCACGCCGCCGCGCGCGGCGCCCGGGTGTACGCCCGGCTCGCCGGGGCCGGGATCAGCTCCGACGCGTACGACATCGTGCAGCCGCACGCCGAGGGCGAGGGCGCGATCCGGGCGATCCGGCGGGCGCTCGCCGACGCCGGGGTCTCCGGCAGCGACATCCGACACGTCAACGCGCACGCCACCTCCACACCCGTGGGCGACATGCTGGAGATCGGCGCCCTGCGGACCGCCGTGGGCGACCATGCGGTGATCTCGGCAACCAAGTCGATGACGGGACACCTGCTGGGCGCCGCCGGCGCCCTGGAATCGATCGCCACCATCCTGGCCGTCCGGGACGGCGTCGTGCCGCCCACGATCAATCTGGACGACCCGGATGACGGCCTCGACCTGGACGTGGCCGCCCACAAGGCGCGTCACCTCGACATCCCCGCGGGGCTGAACAACGCGTTCGGCTTCGGGGGGCACAACGTCGCTCTCGTCTTCACCCGGGCGTGA
- a CDS encoding acyl carrier protein, with product MTRDEITAGLAEILEEVAGVSPDDVAVDKSFTDDLDVDSLSMVEVVVAAEEKFGVKIPDNEVQNLKTVGDAVSYIEAQS from the coding sequence ATGACCCGTGACGAGATCACCGCAGGCCTCGCCGAGATCCTCGAGGAGGTCGCCGGGGTGAGCCCGGACGATGTAGCCGTGGACAAGTCGTTCACCGACGACCTGGACGTCGACTCGCTCTCCATGGTGGAGGTCGTCGTCGCGGCCGAGGAGAAGTTCGGCGTGAAGATCCCGGACAACGAGGTGCAGAACCTCAAGACCGTGGGTGACGCCGTCAGCTACATCGAGGCGCAGTCCTGA
- a CDS encoding beta-ketoacyl-ACP synthase III: MMGSRILAMGHYQPARVVTNDDLARMVDTNDEWIRDRVGIASRRIADNETVADMATAAAGKALANSGLTPADIDLVAVATCTSVDRSPNVACRVAAKLGIAAPGAYDINTACSGFSYALGTVDHALSVGAARNAIVIGAEKLSDFTDWTDRSTCILFGDGAGAAVVTATAEGEASGVGPVLWGSVPERSDAVRIEGWHGYVQQEGQAVFRWATTALAPLARQACERAGVAPEEIAAFVPHQANARIIDGIAKRLGMPQALVVKDIVESGNTSAASVPLALSKLVERREVPSGAPVLLFGFGGGLTYAGQVVRCP, translated from the coding sequence CTGATGGGTTCCCGCATCCTCGCCATGGGCCACTACCAGCCCGCGCGGGTGGTCACCAACGACGACCTCGCCCGGATGGTGGACACCAACGACGAGTGGATCCGCGACCGGGTCGGCATCGCCAGCCGCCGGATCGCCGACAACGAGACGGTCGCCGACATGGCCACCGCGGCGGCCGGCAAGGCCCTGGCGAACTCGGGACTCACCCCCGCCGACATCGACCTGGTGGCCGTGGCCACCTGCACCTCCGTGGACCGCAGCCCCAACGTGGCGTGCCGGGTCGCGGCCAAGCTGGGCATCGCGGCGCCCGGGGCGTACGACATCAACACCGCGTGCTCCGGCTTCTCCTACGCGCTCGGCACGGTGGACCACGCGTTGAGCGTCGGTGCCGCCCGCAACGCGATCGTGATCGGCGCCGAGAAGCTGTCCGACTTCACCGACTGGACCGACCGCTCGACCTGCATCCTGTTCGGCGACGGCGCCGGCGCGGCAGTGGTCACGGCCACCGCCGAGGGCGAGGCCAGCGGGGTGGGCCCGGTGCTCTGGGGCTCGGTGCCGGAACGCAGCGACGCGGTCCGGATCGAGGGCTGGCACGGGTACGTGCAGCAGGAGGGTCAGGCCGTGTTCCGCTGGGCCACCACCGCGCTGGCGCCGCTGGCCCGGCAGGCGTGCGAGCGGGCCGGCGTGGCGCCGGAGGAGATCGCCGCGTTCGTGCCGCACCAGGCCAACGCCCGGATCATCGACGGGATCGCGAAGCGGCTGGGCATGCCGCAGGCGCTGGTCGTGAAGGACATCGTCGAGTCCGGCAACACCTCCGCGGCCAGCGTGCCGCTGGCCCTGTCGAAGCTGGTCGAGCGGCGCGAGGTGCCCTCCGGGGCGCCGGTGCTGCTGTTCGGCTTCGGCGGCGGCCTCACCTACGCCGGGCAGGTCGTGCGCTGCCCGTGA
- a CDS encoding CdaR family transcriptional regulator has protein sequence MPADDPAQQENPAPARPPEAADGVLSATLRRIERAAGTLATASVARMEETLPWFRGLPAEQRSWVMLVAQAGVRSLVEWLGNGGVATGSPQEVSDEVFAAAPRALARSISLQQTVALIKVTIDVVEEQVPVLAAEGEEQPLREAVLRFSREIAFSAARVYARAAETRGAWDARLQALLVDALLRGDSRDVLASRAAALGWADAQPVTVAVGRSPGGEVAAVLLTLYRAARRLGVEVIGGVHGDRLVVVLGGAADPMAATGRLLAAFGDGPVVVGPVVPSLDEATESARAAVAGFRAAPAWPAAPRPVSAADLLPERALAGDPDARRGLRQDVFAVLTRAGGELVETLDAFFASGGVLESAARSLFVHPNTVRYRLRRIGEVTGYSPLSSRDAYALRMALTVGRLDPAVPPASYQT, from the coding sequence ATGCCCGCCGACGACCCCGCCCAGCAGGAGAACCCCGCTCCCGCGCGCCCGCCGGAGGCGGCCGACGGCGTCCTCTCCGCGACCCTGCGCCGGATCGAGCGGGCCGCCGGCACGCTGGCCACGGCGAGCGTGGCGCGGATGGAGGAGACGCTGCCCTGGTTCCGGGGTCTGCCGGCCGAGCAGCGTTCCTGGGTCATGCTGGTCGCCCAGGCCGGCGTGCGGTCCCTGGTCGAGTGGCTCGGCAACGGCGGCGTCGCGACCGGCAGCCCGCAGGAGGTCTCCGACGAGGTCTTCGCGGCGGCGCCGCGCGCCCTGGCCCGCAGCATCAGCCTCCAGCAGACCGTGGCGCTGATCAAGGTCACGATCGACGTGGTCGAGGAACAGGTGCCGGTGCTGGCCGCGGAGGGCGAGGAGCAGCCGCTGCGGGAGGCCGTCCTGCGGTTCTCCCGGGAGATCGCGTTCTCGGCGGCCCGCGTCTACGCCCGCGCCGCCGAGACCCGGGGAGCCTGGGACGCCCGGTTGCAGGCGCTGCTGGTCGACGCGCTGCTGCGGGGCGATTCGCGGGACGTGCTGGCCAGCCGGGCGGCCGCGCTCGGCTGGGCGGACGCGCAGCCGGTCACCGTGGCGGTGGGCCGGTCACCCGGTGGCGAGGTGGCCGCCGTCCTGCTCACGCTCTACCGGGCCGCCCGCCGGCTGGGGGTGGAGGTGATCGGCGGCGTACACGGGGACCGTCTGGTGGTGGTCCTCGGCGGCGCGGCCGATCCGATGGCCGCGACCGGCCGGTTGCTGGCCGCCTTCGGCGACGGGCCGGTGGTGGTGGGTCCGGTGGTACCCAGCCTGGACGAGGCCACCGAGTCGGCCCGGGCCGCCGTCGCCGGCTTCCGCGCCGCGCCCGCCTGGCCGGCGGCGCCGCGCCCGGTCTCCGCCGCCGACCTGCTGCCGGAGCGGGCCCTGGCCGGCGACCCGGACGCCCGCCGGGGGCTGCGCCAGGACGTGTTCGCGGTGCTGACCCGGGCCGGCGGCGAACTGGTGGAGACCCTGGACGCGTTCTTCGCCAGCGGCGGGGTGCTGGAGAGCGCGGCCCGGTCGCTGTTCGTGCACCCGAACACGGTGCGGTACCGGCTGCGGCGCATCGGCGAGGTCACCGGCTACTCCCCGCTGTCGTCCCGGGACGCGTACGCGCTGCGGATGGCGCTCACGGTGGGCCGGCTGGACCCGGCCGTCCCACCGGCCTCGTACCAGACTTAG
- a CDS encoding polysaccharide deacetylase family protein codes for MRLKAFPRAGLAAAALLIAGPVALAVTAAPSMAATCNGYVGLTFDDGPTPGNTTTLLNTLRNLGVRATFFNIGQNAQSNPSLVQAEQSASMWIGNHSWTHPHLTQLSQSQIVSEVSQTQQVIQQITGQAPKLFRPPYGETNSTLKAVEASYGLTEIIWDVDSQDWNNASVDQIVQNASRLQTGGVILMHDWPANTIAALPRIVSDLSNRGLCAGMISPSTGRAVAPDGGTPPTTAPPTTAPPTTAPPTTAPPTTAPPTTAPPTTAPPTTNPPAGGCTATYRLVNSWTGGFQAQVDVTSTSTITGWTVRLTLASGQSISSLWNGVASGTSGPVSVQNAPYNGTVTPGGPTNFGFVANGNSSPAPSGVTCSTP; via the coding sequence ATGAGACTGAAAGCCTTTCCCCGCGCAGGGCTGGCCGCCGCCGCCCTGCTGATCGCCGGACCGGTCGCGCTGGCCGTCACCGCCGCGCCGTCGATGGCCGCGACCTGCAACGGGTACGTGGGCCTGACCTTCGACGACGGACCCACCCCGGGAAACACCACGACCCTGCTCAACACCCTGCGCAACCTCGGGGTACGGGCGACCTTCTTCAACATCGGCCAGAACGCCCAGAGCAACCCGTCACTGGTCCAGGCCGAGCAGTCCGCCTCGATGTGGATCGGGAACCACAGCTGGACCCATCCGCACCTGACCCAGCTGAGCCAGTCGCAGATCGTCTCCGAGGTCTCGCAGACCCAGCAGGTGATCCAGCAGATCACCGGGCAGGCTCCGAAGCTGTTCCGGCCGCCGTACGGCGAGACCAACTCGACGCTCAAGGCGGTGGAGGCCAGCTACGGTCTCACGGAGATCATCTGGGATGTGGACTCGCAGGACTGGAACAACGCCTCGGTGGACCAGATCGTGCAGAACGCCAGCCGGCTCCAGACCGGTGGCGTGATCCTGATGCACGACTGGCCTGCGAACACGATCGCCGCGCTCCCGCGGATCGTCTCCGACCTGAGCAACCGGGGGCTGTGCGCCGGGATGATCTCGCCGAGCACCGGCCGGGCGGTCGCCCCGGACGGCGGCACCCCGCCCACCACGGCACCGCCCACCACCGCGCCCCCGACCACCGCACCGCCCACCACCGCGCCCCCGACCACCGCGCCGCCGACCACCGCGCCCCCGACCACCGCACCGCCCACCACGAACCCGCCCGCCGGTGGCTGCACCGCCACCTACCGGCTGGTCAACAGTTGGACCGGCGGCTTCCAGGCCCAGGTGGACGTGACCAGCACGTCGACCATCACCGGCTGGACGGTCCGGCTGACCCTGGCCAGCGGGCAGAGCATCAGCAGCCTGTGGAACGGCGTGGCCAGCGGCACCAGCGGCCCGGTCAGCGTGCAGAACGCGCCCTACAACGGCACCGTCACCCCGGGTGGGCCGACGAACTTCGGGTTCGTGGCCAACGGCAACAGCTCTCCGGCGCCCAGCGGCGTCACCTGTTCCACCCCGTGA
- a CDS encoding aldo/keto reductase, which produces MEQRTLGRTGREVSVIGLGTWQLGADWGTVDEDDALAILDASVRAGVTLLDTADVYGDGRSERLIGRFLAGRDRAGILVATKMGRRLAQDPAHYTLDNFRAWTDRSRTNLGVDTLDLVQLHCPPTPVFGTDAVYDALDTLVAEGRVSAYGVSVETCDEALTAIARPNVATVQIILNAFRRKPLERVLPAARAAGVGVIARVPLASGLLTGRFRADTTFAADDHRNFNRQGAAFDVGETFSGVDYETGVAAAAEFARLVPAGATPAGAALRWVIQQPGVTSVIPGASSVAQATANAAAAELPALPEQTLAAIEDLYDRRIRAQVQHRW; this is translated from the coding sequence GTGGAACAGCGGACGCTCGGCCGGACCGGCCGCGAGGTATCTGTCATCGGGCTCGGCACCTGGCAGCTTGGCGCCGACTGGGGCACCGTCGACGAGGACGACGCGCTGGCGATCCTCGACGCCTCGGTGCGCGCCGGGGTCACCCTGCTGGACACCGCCGACGTGTACGGCGACGGCCGCAGCGAGCGGCTGATCGGCCGGTTCCTCGCCGGACGCGACCGGGCGGGAATCCTGGTCGCCACGAAGATGGGGCGCCGGCTCGCGCAGGATCCCGCCCACTACACGCTGGACAACTTCCGCGCCTGGACCGACCGCTCGCGGACCAACCTGGGCGTCGACACGCTCGACCTGGTGCAACTGCACTGCCCACCGACCCCGGTCTTCGGCACCGACGCGGTCTACGACGCCCTGGACACGCTGGTCGCCGAGGGACGGGTTTCGGCGTACGGGGTGAGCGTGGAAACCTGCGACGAGGCGCTCACCGCGATCGCCCGGCCGAACGTGGCCACCGTGCAGATCATTCTCAACGCCTTCCGGCGCAAGCCGCTGGAGCGGGTGCTGCCGGCCGCGCGGGCCGCCGGGGTGGGCGTCATCGCCCGGGTGCCGCTCGCCTCCGGACTGCTGACCGGCCGGTTCCGGGCCGACACCACCTTCGCGGCGGACGACCACCGCAACTTCAACCGGCAGGGCGCCGCGTTCGACGTCGGGGAGACGTTCTCCGGGGTGGACTACGAGACCGGCGTCGCCGCGGCGGCGGAGTTCGCCCGCCTCGTGCCGGCCGGCGCCACCCCGGCCGGCGCCGCGCTGCGCTGGGTCATCCAGCAGCCGGGGGTGACCAGCGTGATCCCGGGGGCCAGCTCGGTCGCGCAGGCGACGGCGAACGCGGCGGCGGCCGAGCTGCCCGCCCTGCCCGAGCAGACCCTGGCGGCGATCGAGGACCTGTACGACCGTCGGATCCGCGCGCAGGTCCAGCACCGCTGGTGA